Within Quercus lobata isolate SW786 chromosome 5, ValleyOak3.0 Primary Assembly, whole genome shotgun sequence, the genomic segment TATATAGTTTGCTTTAGGTGAaactttattattaaaatttttaaatttttaatatttaactcttgaaaatttcactaaaaaaagtttcaataattttaaaatataattttatgatttatttaaaaattattttaatcatttacctttttttatatatataaattccatGATATTAgtgattttacaattttatatgtaatataatttaatatatatatatatatatatatatataataagtataATTTAATCTATACAGTATACACCACATCAAGTCATCATCCTTCTATTTTAATATGTTAATGATATTTCTATcgtattcaataaataaaaaaatgacaataatcATGTcactaaataaataattttgtaatataaatatatatatatatatatattaaattcctTTTACCTCATATATATCCTCaaattggattatattttccttctaattattaattgggttaaatgagTATTAActcaattaacattaatgtttattgggttttaaccTGATACcctgagtcaaaaaaaaaaaaaaaaaaaaaacctgatacCCAATTAGACTCAATTATGATCCAAGTATCATTTCTACAAATCACCAAACtctaaaataccccaaaaccactaaaaattaccaaaataccccctaaatctaaaaaatgactgaaatacctcataaaccaaaaaataaccaacgtacccctgaaacctaaaaaaaaagtaccaaaatacaccctaaacataaaaaagaacaaaataccACCCAAACCTTGTATGTGCAAATTAGATTTGAACTTATATGAGAGAGTAGATAAGCTATCTAACAATACATCTTGATGAAAAATCTCATGAGTGACAAAAATGCAAGCTTTCACATCACAATGtctagagaaaaaagaaagtgtttGCAAGAATATAAAGTATGCAATGGATGTATGTGGAAAACCCTAAGAAAGGGATGAAAAACCACGGTTTGAGTAAGAGAGAATCACTCTTGCTCTGTTAAGCTTGTATTATGTGGGAAAAAGGGGTATCTCTTGTACAATAAGGGTGTTCTTTCTAAAAAAGAGAGACCTTGTTTTCTACCTTACTTCATTATCAACTTTCTACTCTTTTCTCAAAAGATCTACTTAGGTTCTTTCCCAAATAGTCTAGCTGCatgttcctcttatagtctAAGGAATATGGTTGAGTACAATGACAAGTGTCAAGTCATCATTTCCTTATTTTGGACCTTACTGCAACTAAGGTACTATTTGGCGGCTGGAGGAGAGAGAACACCAACATCAGGATTGTGGCATGGAGGTAGGTGACTTTGCCATTGCATGGGGAACAATTCTTAACCAATGAAAGACACATTAGAGGTTTTGAAGATGATACACATGTCCCTGAAGTGGTCTAACATACACTCAGCCAATAAGGAGTGTTTCTATAGTACCTGACCTTAGGAGGTCACTATCTCCCTTTTTGTGAGTGCTTGAGTACCCACGTCAGATGCATATCTTACTTTCTTCCCAAGGTAGTCACGCCTTTGGCACGGGCCAAGGATAATATCTTGCAACTAATGTTTCCTCTCCCTTGCTCACAGCCACTCCCAGTGTAAGGTCCAGATCCAACCACATCGACACTCTCTCATACCTTGGCTGGTGGACTGtacaaatctaaaaaatgatcaaaataccccaaaaacctaaaaaaatgaccaaaatacccctcggaacctaaaaattaccaaaatacccccctaaacgtagaaaatgaccgaaatatccctaaaacctaaaaaatgatcgaaatacccactagacctaaaaaatgactgaaatagccgtaaaacctaaaaatgattgaaatactcttgaaacctaaaaattgactaTAATACCccttaaatctaaaaaatgaccaaaatactctcgaaacctaaaaattactaaaataccccataaacctaaaaaatgatcgaaatacccccaaaacttaaaaatgaccaaaatacaccctaaacctaaaaaatgaccgaaataccacctaaatttaaaaaatgaccaaaataacccctaaacctaaaaatgaccaaaataaccttccccctaaaactaaaaaatgaccagaatacccccccaaaacctaaaaaaatgaccaaaataacccctaacccaaaaatattaccaaaatatccttgaaacctaaaaactgaccaaaataccccaaaacctataaaatgacaaaaatgccccttaaACTTATAAAACGATAGAAATAcaccataaacctaaaaaatgaccaaaatcacacctaaaactaaaaaacgACCAAAATCCCCCTAAACCtaagaaaatgactaaaataccccctgaattctaaaaaatgacttaaatatccccaaaacctaaaaaacgaCTAAAAGACCTCTAAAACCTGAAAAATTAGTGACATTCCCttgaaacctacaaaatgactgaaatagttttagaacctttaatttgacaaaaatatccttgaaacatccaaaataccccaaaccactattttggtaattttagaggcttcgggtgtattttgttcattttatagGATCAGTggtctttttgtcattttagatattttgagggggtaatttgtttgttttagaggttttagggtatttttggtcattttagaggttttagggtatttttggtaattttagaggttttgggttattttttgtcattttagagtttttgggtgtatttgggtcattttaaaggtttatgggtattttggtcattttttaggtttaaggcggtattttggttatttttttagatttaggtggTATTTCggtcaatttttagatttaggtggTATTTCAgtcaatttttagatttaggtggTATTTCggtcaatttttagattttaggcatattttggtcatttttaggcttagagggggtattttggtcatttttaggtttcgagagtattttgatcattttttaggtttcgggggtatttcgatcatttttaggtttcaggggtattttgatcatttttaaggtttagggggtattttggtcatttttagatttagggggtattttggtcaatttttaagttttgggagtattttggtaatgttttaagtttaggggtattttggttattttttaggtgtAGGGGATATTACGGTAacttttaggtttcaagagtattttggtcattttttaggtttctggggtattttagtggtttttgatcatatttggtctttttttttaggtttagggaggtattttggtcatttttaggtttaggagatattttggtcaaattttaggttttgggggtattttagtcattttataggtttaggatgtattttgatatatatatatatatatatatattttatattttagggatattttggtcatttttttaatttctaggggtatttcggtcattttttaggtttatagggtattttggcaattttttaggtttagggggtattttggtaattttaaaggattttaagattactttggtcattttcaagttttagggccattttggtaattttgatgggtaattgggtgggttggggtttatcctagacgtggcaaaacgggTTAGAATTTTTTGACCCGACTTAACTCGAAAAACACTTAACCagaatctgattttttttactcGAACTAAAAACGGGTTGACTCGTGACCTGACCTGTGTTTTTTGTGGGTCAACCCAAATCAACCTGACCTGCGACCCAACTTAAACTGGAACCATTTtttagagctttttttttttggtaaaaaaaataaaataaaataaagacaatattgatttaattgtttgttgtaagctttaaggaaacaattgagacatttacataactgcatacaaattaattaaaagatgaatgattgagcattctgtaatgagtaacgatttttagatatcaaatagcaaagtacatgtCAAGATAATTTGGTTACAGTACTgttaaaaacatagatttaaaattgtagacatgtgtgagaaacattcacagacatgtgtgagaaacattcacaagtcatttgtaattttgttttatattttaggatgttgatattgtgcaGAAGTAAAAATTGTGTACTtattttacttatctttgtgttattttgttttagatagaaATGTtagaatttgtataattttaaaattattgaataagtattaataagtgtAGTTCATTGttgatataagtggtgaattcaaagtaatgcattttacatcaagtaaattttttttggaagcaGTTTTGGAACATGTCCAAACACTGATTTGTTCCACTGAGAGAGGTCAATAGCACATTGTCTAAGCCCATTTGCAATCCCACTTAGCGTACTGAGATCCCCACATCCTATCCAAGCAACCTTAATAACCTCTTTACAATCTTCTTTTTTAGTCCACATTGCCTCAAAATGGAATCTTCTCTTTCTAGGTGGCTGTTGAGGCATAGAGTTAGTGATTAACAAGGCACAATGATCTGATGTAGAGTCCACCAGGTGGTGCACCCTTGTTTCACTGTAGTGCTCTATCCAATTAGCTGTGGCTAAGGCCCTATCTAGTCTTAAATATACTCTATCATCCCATTCTTGCATGTTACACCATGTATAATCAGGACCACAATACCCCAGGTCTCTAAAACCATATTGATGAATAGCATTTCGAAAATCTTCCATCTGCCTTTGTGACCTCATAGCCccacctttcttttcttccatggaTACAATTTCATTGAAGTCTTCAAAGCACGTCTATGGCATTTTGTATCTGCTATTCAAATCTCTAAGTAAATTCCATGACTCTTTTCTACAATGGGTTTCTGGGTGCCCATAGAATCCAGTAATTCGCCATTTAAAATCGGTGGCTGGATCGGTGACAATTACGTCGATATAGTTGTCAGAGTAACCTTGGACCTCCACCAATATATCTTTTTTCCAAGACAATGCAAGAGCTCCACTTCTACCTGAGCTGGGTATGACTAGACCATTGTTAAAATCtgccttttctttctccttttccatcattttcttttttagcttagTCTCCGTTAAGAAGACTGTTTTGGGATCCCATCATTGCACAAATTTGTGCAACACTCTAACCATCTGAGGGTTCTCAAGCCCTCGATAGTTCCATCCTAAGGCAATCATTGTTCTCGACGGTGCTGCATTGCAGCCACTGTTGTTTCATCAGGTAAAAATTCATTCTCCCTCACATTCCTTTCATAAATACATTTTTGAGCCTTTCTTTCTGTTACAGACAGAGTTTCTATATTATTAAGCCTTTTTTTACTAACCTTAGCTGGGAGAATATCGACTTCATCATCTTGGGCTTTTCCAACCTCcctggaaatttttttcaacttaATAGCACCCTTCTTTCTATTAATTGGGCTGGCCCTATCATATTTTGTTGCTTCATTATCTGTACCCTCGTGATTGTTCTTCTTTGGGCTAGAGGCTTCTTGCTCTTCACTTTTGGGCCCATCTACCCGGCCCACGCTTGATTGAACATCTTGGTTCCCTTTGGACAATTCCCTGACTATATCAACTCTAGTTACATTTTGCTTGTTATGTACCTCAAAGTCTGACAGCTTTTCTATCTCCATCACGCTAGTGTTGTCCCATCTGCTCAGTTGGTGCAGCTCATTTGGTTCTGTCATACCAGTATCCTTTCCTTCTCCCGAGGTGTGTTCTTAGCTCAAGCTCCAACTACCATCGCTCCTTACATCCTTTGTTTGCATCCATGGCCTCaaacttttcaatttcaaaGGTGATTTGGACCTTGTTTCCtcacttctcatttttttcccccattcCTATTACTCGTCGCACCTATATATTCACCTCCAGATTTGGTACTTCCTCCAACTTTTAGCCACTCTTTGTATTGCCTTCTTTGTTGATGCTCCTTTAGAGTTTCCCCACAATGTTTATCATCGTGCCCTAGCTTTCCACAAAGACAGAAAGTTGGAAGTCGTTCATACTTAAAggttgtgagagtgcctttttcgggatactcaagcccaaggatctcgggcctgaatgaaaaggaaggatttggtggaccgggccttgattcaccgcagctaacgagctgtttaagaatcaagtgaatgcagagaatactcctgacaatatacagaaagacaacaaacaaggatatcgaagagtaccaaaattaacaacgtaagttcagaaggaaacaaagcaggattagcaaaaaaagaaaaaaaagaaatagtgctgtggggatcctgggaattattaagcagtgtttcattaataagttatctgttttgattacagaaagctcactaggacgtgatacaaggtccaatcaagctcaaaaattgcagtcttgaatggctatttcagccttcaaaacttgcaaagtttgattctcgttgaatccgagtatgtgcaatagtggcctttataggatatcgggaagcagtatttgttcttcccttagtattttctttctgcatagatttttctgatggttcttcctagagaatttcttctttcttgtgtttctttctttttttctcgctGCTTTCTTCACAACCtgtcccctccttttataatggagtttttctgggtgtcccgggttcccctgttttgttcttttgtaaacagagcatgttctgtccctgtcgcctcggtaagtccctttgccgttttctctcattctttccttctcttggttctgattcctttgaaagcttctggttggccatcctctttgggtcgtgctgaggtatgcccttctcggcatccccatttctgacgtattcttcttttccttttctttcctatttgggcggaatcctgttttgccatttttgaaagtcattcgttgccattcttcttccctgtcctggttccccgaggcccttttgctgtctgtgccatgagaggtcgctcgcgtttcttgtttttttttcttttcctgtcttctttctaccgatctgtcccagtcttcctttttatttgtgcttaaagggatttgaggatccttgcttctttatattttgccgtggtctctttttgggatgcttcttccttttctgggcttcaggatcctctgggccttccttttatcccccatgggtcatccgtgcctattactttgggcttagcctgagatttttccttttaggcttgacttgttcttctgttttgggcttatttcattatgaccctttttagacctcaacaaagGTCAACCAACATCTTTCACCATCTTCAACACTAATATATCCTCCCCTTCAGAGTGGTTTGTCAATGGGCAGATTAATCCTTACTCTGATATACTTCACCTGATCTGCTTTCATGGATCATTTGTCAACCTCCAAAACATTGCCCAATTTGCACCCAATTTCTGTCACTACTTCTTCAGACATATGCTTAAAAGGAAGCCCCCATACTTTGGACCCAAAAGGGGGAGTgggagaaaataatttttgtggACGTCAACCCTTTCCTCCAATGGCAGAGAAGGAGAAGATTGTTGTCAAAATTCCAAGGACCACTTCTTTCCACCTAATCTAGTTGAAACatatagttgaatttaaattgCAAAATATTGTTCCCTACCTCAATGATTCTTAAATCAGACCCCATCTTCCAAGCTGCCCTTCAAGTGCTTTTGAGAGCCCTCAGATTCTGATGGCGATTAGAAAGGGGACGACCAAAGAGGTTGTGATTACATTCTTCAATCAATTTTGGTTTACTGGCTTTTGTAGTGGAACTGATTTCCTCTTCTTCCTTGGTTAGCTTTAAGTTTTTGAGCTGATTAACTATTTCATTTTCCATGGTTCAGATCTAAATGACCACTACCCCAGCAGCAAGGAAGGGTAGGCCAAGAAAGAAACCCTTAAAAGATActaagggagaaaagaaactcGAATCGTGAAAAGGGGAGAGAAAGAGCTCCTACAAGGGAGAGAATTTCCTATGTTTTACTAAATGCATTTCTTAGTGAATATCctacatcaagtaatttgttgcatgactttccaaatggcaaatacatgttgttttctttattaaaaaaaattcatgtgaaaaatgcGGGTCAACCCGACTCGCAACCCAATTGACCCAAACTTGTTTTTAACCCGCTTAAAATGACATGTTTTTGACCCGTAACCCATTTGATCCAAACCCACCTCGCCTCGcctgttttgccatgtctagtttacccataataattgggtcgAGATGAGTTTGGGTTAGAAGTAATTAGTAAAATGGGgaataaatgaataaatgaattttatatACTCAACCCAATTATGTCTACTCCAAGCCCACTTAAACtcacccatttgacacccctagtCTCGTTAGACCATCTCATTAGATACTTTTTCTCATGTAAGAGACGATGCATGTAgtgataaaaaaagaagttatcATATGAAATATGAGCTATCATATAAGTGTAGAAGACCACAGGTAGTCTATTTAAAAAGGACGTAACTTTTcttaactaaaaaagaaaacattttgggtccgtttggatacaacttatttttgctgaaattgaaaactgaaaatattatagcaaaataatttttaaatgtgtaaatagtgccgtgggacccatttttaatattttttttctgaataaagtggttgtgggtcccaTAAACAGTGCATGAATAGTTCTACTACAGTGCGTGAACAATGATAATTGTCCCCAAAAGCAAAAcgcatgaaaaaataaatgcaagaatGATTCCTATCCAAACACTTACTTTAATGCTTGTTGTTGCACaaacttatataattaaataatacacctctttttattattcaaaaaaaaaaaaaacatattttaactTAGCATATATTATATCTCAGGTATAGTACCATTTATATGTTATAGgatgtcctttttttttcttttttcttttttctttttttgtaaaagtgttatTCCATAGATGACCTTGGAAACTTCGGCATTTTCCTTGCAAAATGTGTTAAATTCCAACTAAGACTAGTCTTCCCTCTGCATGTGACTCTTTCCACGGCTTGTTCATGCCAGTCACTCATCACAAAcatactattaattttttttttttttcatttccaaaaTCCCCTCGATTTATTTGTACCTGGATCCTCTAATATATCCCGCCCCACCACATTTTAAAACAAGTTAAATCAACAAAAACCGTAGAGAAACACGGCTTGAGCCCCTATAAAAGTACCTCCTTTGAACCCTTTCACTCTCACCACACCAACCCTGTCTCTCACACGCTTAATTCCCTTTTCTCTTCAGCTAGAAAAggtggtaaagaaaaaatatgggTTTTGCTACTAAAGCACATGTACTAGTGCAGCTCATGCTCCTAGTGAGCTGCTTAACTAGCGTGTTTAGTGAAGAACCTTACCCACCAATTCCGTCACCTTCTCACCAACATGGCCACCCTCCAACTCCAAGTGAAGCACCAGCTCATCCACCTAGTCGTCACCAccatcatcaccatcaccaccaccaccatcaccctCCTACTCACTCACCAGTTCACCCTCCAAGTCACCCCCCAGCTCACCAGCCTCCTCACCACGCTCCTCCTAGCCACCCACCGGTTCACCCTCCTCACCAGCCTCCTCAGCATGCTCCTCCTAGCCACTCGCCAGTTCACCCCCCGAGTCACCCTCCCCACCAGCCTCCTCAACATGCTCCTCCTAGCCACCCGCCAATCCACCCTCCGAGTCACCCTCCTCACCAGCCTCCTCAGCATGCTCCTCCAAGCCACCCACCGTTCACCCTCCTCACCAGCCTCCTCCTAGCCACCCACCGGTTCATCCCCCAGCTCACCCTCCAAGTCACCCTCCTCAGCATGCTCCTCCTAGCCACCCACCGGTTTATCCCCCACCTCACCCTCCTAGCTTTGTAGCAGTGCAAGGTGTTGTTTATTGCAAGTCCTGCAAGTATGCTGGGGTTGACGGCCTCTTAGGAGCCTCACCTATTGACGGTTtgttcaaaacttcaaattaaTCTTGTTCATTTATCTTTTACATGTTAACACGGTTTCCTTAGATATATTATGACCACTGACTGACTATGGCATTGGTTTTGGCAGGTGCTGTGGTAAAGCTCCAATGCAATAACACCAAGTACCCAGTGGTCCAAACAACTAAAACTGACAAGAACGGCTATTTCTTCCTCACTGCACCGAAGATAATCACCTCCAATGTTGTTAACAAGTGCAAGGTGTTCTTAGTCTCATCCCCATTAACCAAATGCAACAAGCCTTCTAATCTCAACGATGGTCTCAAGGGTGCCATTCTTAGGCCAGAAATTTCATATGTGGCTGACAAACTCCCATTTATTCTCTACACCGTTGGACCTTTTGCTTTTGAGCCTATATGCTTACGCTAAATTCTTTTACGGCTTGTATTGTCTTTGTTCGTGTGTAACACTTTCCAGAGTTCCGTTCCATTATTTACAGCATTGTTGTATTGTGATTTGATATTGGTTGTGGTGTTGCGTGATGAATTACACTAAATTGTGTTTGtcaatacaaattattaataaataaattcatttgaGTATGTGTATGTGCTACTATTTAAACTTCTTGTAAAAAGCGGATTGACATCCCATGCCATACCTAGGCATTGCACGATGGCGATTAAAATAATCCAATCCGTAGAAAGTTAACACGTCATATAATCTAATTACTTTCAATTGTTATATCTGgtattcatgaaaaaaaaaaattctttagattttgaaaattttacacaaATTCTATCCATCCTAATTCTTTGCCATAAAAGTAGCACCTACTCATTTCCCACAAGAATGCAATAGCTATCCTTCTAGAATCAGCATCAACCATAAAGACTTCAGAGTTCATGCAACACAAAGACTTTCATACATTAGCAGAGACATATCAGATTGTTTCTATCCTTCATATAACATTTGGTTTCAAAGAGTCGTAAtggatatattatatatgaaaatcaGATAGTGGTGCCTTTCTTATGTGGTATTCTTTCTTAAGTCTTTTTTGTTAcaatatgttttaattttttcttacaGTCATGGGCATGGGAGTGTAATATAACCATAGCATGCAATTTGCAACTTAGTTGTAGGCCTTATAGCCAGTGGCGGTGACTTAAGTTGTTGGAAACTAAGAGGAGACGAAgcaaataataatgataagagGAGAAGATACTGTACTGGCATTTTGTTGAGTCAAAACATGTTGCTGTTGATGATGACCTACTTTATTGTCTCATGAAGCGGACAGTAGTCTAAATATCCCTCTAAGCCAAAGACTGAGAAAGATAGGCTGATTTGGGCTACTAGTTCAAATGGACAGTTCTCTATTCGAAGTGTTTACAAATTGGCTATGGAGGAAGAAAGTAGTGGAAGTAAGTGGAAAGCTCAAATGGCGCAGTTATGGGGAGTTTGTGGAATCTGGTATGGGACTTGTAGgtacaaaataaaatctaaaactttGCTTGGAAAGCTTGTAATATAAAGGTATTTTTCCCTCAAAGGATAATTTATACAAAAGACATATATTGTGGCTGACAATTTTTGTGATGAATGTGGTAAGACTTCAGAGACTGGTGGGCATATATTGGACATGCATGTGAGCACGCATGTGGATGTGGGATTTGTGAAGAAATCTGTAATATCTAAGAATACAGATTCACAGATTGAATGAAGCAAAGCTAAAGCAAGAAGATGAAATTGAAAGTGAAAGTGATAGAAGCAAacgaagagagaagagagagagagagaggaagaagaagaactttGAGAGAGAATGATTCTGTGTTCAACTGCTTTGCTTAACAATCAGCTGTGTATACaagaaccatatatatatatatatatagagtctAATTACAAGAAATATCTTGGATCAATGATAAATATCTTCTAACAAACTTCTAACAGAAATTCCCGTTCATTTTGGACTCTGTAACAGACTTTTGGAAAGCTTAACTGATGGGAAACTATCGTTAACATGAGTGTTTTATGATACTCCAGACTCAATACAGTGCCGTTTCCATTAGTGACCACACGTGTGCTACAACACTATTGTTTGAGCCTTCTTCTTCAATTGATCCTCTTCTTTATCATCCCCCTCAAATGACAGGGGTAGTAGACGCCAGGAGTTTGGAATGAAGAGATTGAAAGGCTGGAGCAGCGAGGGGTTTGGTGAAAATATCAGCCAAATTATCCTTGCCAGAGACAAATTTAACACGAAGTGTTTTCCGAAGAACTTTATCACGAGCAAAATGATAATCAACCTTAATGTGCTTCATACATGCATTAAAAGTAGGGTTCGAAGTAAGAGCAATGGCAGACACATTGTCATACCAAAGAATTAGAAGATGAGGAAGACAAAGACGAAGTTCTCGTAGTAAAGAGCATAACCAAGTGAGTTCAGTAGCTGTGGTTGCCAAGGACCAATATTTGGCCTCCGTTGATGAGCAAGAAACTATGGATTATTTCTTGGAGGACCACGAAATAGAATTTGAACCCAAGAATACCATATAGCTAGTAGTGGATTTTCGATCAAAGGGGTCACCAACCCAGTCAGCATTAGAGAAGGTTGATAATGTAAGAGGACCAGGAGAGAAATACACGACATGATGTAGAGTACCCTTGTAGAcatcgcattttgtaccccttataaCTCAGGCTCCCGTTCTTCAATGATGTAAGAATTCTAAAGCCTAAGGTTGGTTTAGAGCCCGATTagatgaaaattgacttgaggaaagtatttatggaaaatataacttatttttggaccaaataaactatttttggaaaataaagaccACGGAAACCCTAGGACATGCGTGCGCATACACGCGTATGCGCACGCATGTTTCATGCATGTGTACACATACACATGAATGCGTGCGCATGCTAGGGTTCATGAAATTATGTAAGACAAGTTTTCTTCATTTATACTCggtttggaatgaatctcaCATCGTTTGAGAGTCACCCcaaacttatatttttcaactatataaaaCCATaaatggtacattttcaaagaGGACGGATTCTGGTGGTAAAACacataagattcactagaaaatagtgaatcaaagagagtttttcacaaaacatccttaaACCAagttttatttgattgagacATTTTCTGGTCTTGATCTTGAGTTCTAAGTTTACTAACTCACTTTTGAATTGGTTGTGAGTAGATT encodes:
- the LOC115988856 gene encoding non-classical arabinogalactan protein 31-like translates to MGFATKAHVLVQLMLLVSCLTSVFSEEPYPPIPSPSHQHGHPPTPSEAPAHPPSRHHHHHHHHHHHHPPTHSPVHPPSHPPAHQPPHHAPPSHPPVHPPHQPPQHAPPSHSPVHPPSHPPHQPPQHAPPSHPPIHPPSHPPHQPPHHPPVHPPAHPPSHPPQHAPPSHPPVYPPPHPPSFVAVQGVVYCKSCKYAGVDGLLGASPIDGAVVKLQCNNTKYPVVQTTKTDKNGYFFLTAPKIITSNVVNKCKVFLVSSPLTKCNKPSNLNDGLKGAILRPEISYVADKLPFILYTVGPFAFEPICLR